In Rhododendron vialii isolate Sample 1 chromosome 9a, ASM3025357v1, the following are encoded in one genomic region:
- the LOC131300567 gene encoding uncharacterized protein LOC131300567, giving the protein MNVICQLIFSFTSHQFFTSKTRGEQRERRRIRRRLDLRPNWGNRSPSRSCLLFRIMSSSSSYYKGKNEVKKGVNNTQKLVYIPMECRCGMRAEIKIVEVNPDTRGELYYSCYKPVREMCGFFKGCLPVGWPTIGNIGGWVSNEPTRASATTNSDDVVAHEREVMMLRQQLDHCHLLTKGLITCLLLAIVVIIFK; this is encoded by the exons ATGAACGTTATCTGTCAACTCATATTTTCCTTCACCTCACACCAGTTCTTCACATCGAAGACCAGAGGagaacaaagagagagaagacgaATCCGCAGACGACTGGACCTTCGACCAAACTGGGGAAATCGTTCACCTTCACGTTCTTGCCTCTTGTTCAG GATAATGTCATCAAGTAGTAGTTATTACAAAGGCAAGAATGAGGTCAAGAAAGGGGTTAACAACACCCAAAAACTCGTGTATATACCAATGGAATGCCGTTGTGGGATGAGGGCTGAAATTAAGATTGTCGAAGTAAACCCAGATACGAGGGGAGAATTGTATTACTCATGTTATAAGCCAGTTAGAGAGATGTGTGGGTTCTTTAAGGGGTGTCTACCTGTGGGGTGGCCGACCATTGGAAACATCGGGGGGTGGGTGTCTAACGAACCTACCCGTGCAAGTGCCACCACTAACAGTGATGATGTTGTAGCACATGAGAGAGAGGTTATGATGCTTCGCCAACAATTGGACCATTGCCACTTGCTGACAAAGGGGTTGATCACGTGCCTCCTCCTCGCAATTGTGGTCATCATCTTCAAATGA